A genomic segment from Lignipirellula cremea encodes:
- a CDS encoding DUF1552 domain-containing protein: MHAQLNRRQVLRAGAAVLALPWLESLARGQEAGPPQRIINVCTSFGLYGPSFFPKSAGREYESSEYLQVLGDLRDQFTVFSGISHPEIGGDHASEACFLTTAKHPTQPGFRNTVSMDVVASQHVAGATRFPLMTLSTQDGSPLSYTPTGAGIPALSRPSQIYANMFLAGGKNDVAKELDRLRRGRSMLDRMRERLAALSRTVSPYDQQQIADYTEAVRNLEKQLVAEEQWVHQPKPTVDYPQPNENYPSPFSDRSNSIGRARILMDLAKLAVQTDSTRVVSIFIKGMDEKPPIDGVSEGHHGLSHHGRNPEKIAQLKIIEKEKVTAFRDFLASLRDTREAGGSLLDSTQVLIGSNLGDASGHGTSNLPVLLAGGGYRHGQHIAGDVQNNTPLGKVFVNMLQRFGVETDQFGSGSGTINGLV; this comes from the coding sequence ATGCACGCTCAACTCAACCGTCGGCAGGTGCTCCGCGCCGGCGCCGCCGTTCTGGCTTTGCCCTGGCTGGAATCCCTGGCCCGCGGCCAGGAAGCCGGACCGCCGCAGCGGATCATTAACGTCTGCACCAGCTTCGGCCTGTACGGGCCGTCGTTCTTCCCCAAGTCGGCCGGCCGTGAGTACGAATCCAGCGAGTACCTGCAGGTGCTGGGCGACCTGCGCGACCAGTTCACGGTGTTCTCCGGCATCAGCCATCCAGAAATCGGCGGCGACCACGCGTCGGAAGCCTGCTTCCTGACGACCGCCAAACACCCCACGCAGCCCGGCTTCCGCAACACGGTTTCGATGGATGTGGTCGCCTCGCAGCATGTGGCCGGCGCCACCCGTTTCCCCCTGATGACGCTGTCCACCCAGGACGGCAGCCCGCTGTCGTACACGCCGACCGGAGCCGGCATCCCGGCTCTCAGCCGGCCTTCGCAAATCTACGCCAACATGTTCCTGGCCGGCGGCAAGAACGACGTGGCGAAGGAACTGGACCGCCTGCGTCGCGGCCGCAGCATGCTCGACCGGATGCGGGAACGGCTGGCCGCACTGAGCCGCACGGTCAGCCCCTACGATCAGCAGCAGATCGCCGACTACACCGAGGCGGTCCGTAACCTGGAAAAACAGCTGGTCGCCGAAGAGCAATGGGTGCATCAGCCCAAGCCGACGGTCGACTACCCCCAACCCAATGAGAACTATCCCAGCCCGTTCTCTGATCGCAGCAACAGCATCGGCCGGGCCCGCATCCTGATGGATCTGGCAAAGCTGGCCGTGCAGACCGACTCCACCCGCGTGGTCAGCATTTTCATCAAAGGGATGGACGAAAAGCCTCCCATCGATGGCGTCTCGGAAGGACATCACGGGCTCAGCCATCACGGCCGTAACCCGGAGAAAATCGCCCAGCTGAAGATCATCGAAAAAGAGAAAGTGACTGCCTTCCGCGACTTCCTCGCCTCCCTGCGCGACACTCGGGAAGCCGGCGGCAGCCTGCTCGATTCCACGCAGGTGCTGATCGGCAGCAACCTGGGCGACGCCAGCGGCCACGGCACCAGCAACCTGCCGGTCCTGCTGGCCGGCGGCGGCTACCGTCACGGCCAGCACATCGCCGGCGACGTGCAGAACAACACGCCTTTGGGCAAAGTGTTCGTCAATATGCTGCAGCGTTTTGGCGTGGAAACCGACCAGTTCGGCTCCGGCTCCGGCACGATTAACGGCCTGGTTTAG